TTGTAGTTCTTCTTAGAAGGTGTGATAACCACGATCTCAGGGAAAGAATTAGAAATGGGGTGTTGGACCATTCTTACAACCAATACAGAATTCCACAGCCCAATTGCCATGCTGTTTCTTACCTTGGATGTTCAATTTGATGTCATCCAATTAAAATACCATGGACAAAAgtcaacttttcatttttttaaatttattttgcttattacgGAAAAACACACCACATAATTCAACTAGCAAAGAAGACTGCTTCAGGGCGTGTAAAATGAAAGGCTTCCAGGCAGTTATCTGATTAAAGAACACTAAGAGAGGGACAAGGCTAGAAGCCGCAGGATGTCTACACTATAGCAGGCGCTATTTGGGTTGGCTGGAGGAGCTGTGGAAAACATGGAGAGATTGGTGCTGGAGATCGCCGTGGCTATTCCTCATTGTTATTACAGAGTGAGGTTCTCTGTGTGCCCACTGGTTTGAAAACCGTTATACAATAATGATAGAATAGTACACACATGAGAACTGAAATGGCCCAAACCCAGAAAGAAAGCCCAACTAGATCCTCAGAAGACGCTTCTAGGGACAATAACCGATGAGGAAAAGATGGCCTCCTTGTGCCACCGTCTGTTATGATTTCTCTCCATTGCAGCAGAAAGCCGTTCTTCTAAGCAGACAGCAGGTGATGATGGCAAAATAGACCACACTCttgaggagcaggaggaggtaCATGTAATATGCAGAGGTGTTTGTGAGCTGCAGCAGTAGTGTATCTAAGAGAAATTGCACATGTTCTTTTTACAGAATAAGATACATTAATGCGAGAGGGGTTCACAAATACTTATTTCTGATGATTTACGTTGAAGTGATATTCCACCACCACCAAAACCTAAAAGTAAACATCTACTGCTACCAGCACCACCAAGAGTCAGACAAGTCAGAATTCAGCTTTCAAGTTGATTAACAACCTCTGCTAAATTCACTTAGAACATTCCCAACTATTAAAAAGTAAGGTTGCATTGTGGAAAATCAAAGAAAGTGGTTAATCCAGATTTGCTGATGTGTTAGGTAGTTGTGGCACACTCACCTGTCTTTCCTAAATGCCTCTAATTATGGCTATGCTATTATTGGGTGATtgcatttaatattatttgaGGTTTTGCAAGAGATATGTGATGTCAAGGAATAAGTAAAGACAGTGGGGGTGGACCACTAGTGCCTACTCAATGAGCTACAAGAGTGAGTCTCTACCTGagaaaatttccatttatatGTTTTGTCTTCATAAAGTGAGAATTCCAGAAACATCAGTCCTTGGTGTGGAAAAGGATCTCAAGAAGTGATGTGTCCGTGACTCCCTGCCCTTGGTCAAGTGAGGTGGTACTGCCCTCCTTGCCTGGTGTGGCAGCCTAAGTCAGAGCCCCTTGGTATTGGAAATAGAGGAAAGTTGAGCAGGGCTAGAGCCCATGCTTCTAGTCGCATTCTTTGTGCATATGTAGAGAGAAAAAGCCAGAAACAAGTACTCATTCTGTGTCTGCTAAATGAGATGCCCTATGCCAGACATCTCACATTCATGCCTTTATCTCTTCAATAACTGTGAATCTGGTGTAATTATTCTTTGTTGGCTGATGAGAAAACTGTTGCTCACAAAATGTAGGTCACTTACACCTAATCATTAAAAGAGCTGGAGTGAAAGTCCAGTCTGCAAAGCCCATGCACCCACCCAGCCCCACATGATGTCCGTTTTGTTTCAGGTTCCTGGCTTGGTAATTTCTTGCTATCTGACTCTATtgtagaaaaagaacagaaaacttaCTAAGTACATAAACTCTTTGTTTGATGGCCTGATTTGAAATCCCAGATCTAGCTGTGTGACATGTATAgggatttttataattatttgcttTAAAGGGACTGTAAATTGGGAGAAAAATATGTACCATTTTATAGGAGTTTTAAGAGGGTTAAACAAGAAAATGCAGAACACAGCCCAAGCCCTTCTGTgtaaaaagcacttgataaacaCTAGTTCGTGTTATTAGCTACTAGCAAAGACCAAagactaaaacaaaacaactcgAGAAGCAACATGGTATCATGTTTTTCCCAGTCATTAAACAAAAGACAGGacaggaggccgggcacagtgactcacgcctgtaatcccaacagttcgGGAGGGcgagggggcagatcacgaggtcacaaattcgaggccatcctggccaacatggtgaaaccccaactctactaaaaatacaaaaattagccgggcatggtggcacgcgcctgtagtcccagctactcgagaagctgaggcaggagaatcacttgaagccgggaggcggaggttgtggtgagctgagatactgccaccgcactccagcctgggtgacagagcaagactctgtccaaaaaaaaaaaaaaaagaaaagaaaaagaaaaaagacacatgaatgaataaaatcttttttttgaaataattaaaagcataTCACTATACCACTGTACCCTCTCTAATTTACAGTCATCTCATACCCCAAAGCAGTAGTTAGGTTTGTTAATACAACTCCTAGAAAATGAGGGACTAATTTAAAATATCACTAGGTCCATTCTGCAGCATCCAACCTAGCAAAATCCATTCCCTGATTTTTCAAGCCAGAGAAGTTCAAAACAAAATGatcaggaggaagggaaaaacaCAAAAGCTTACCATTTGCATCTTTTGAACAATTGTCTTTGGGATCCATTGTGATGACATCTAGAAGAATGAGAGCAAGTACTAGTCAattgttcgtgtgtgtgtgtgtaattaaatgaatatttataaaacctGTCGAcagagaggcaggaggacagttattaaaaatatgagCCCACAATTCCAGAAACAATTGGTCTAATTCTGTGTAATTAGGTAGATCTAATTCATGTATTATGTTTTTGCACATCAAGATGTTGAAGTTGGTgaagaatacattttttcttttttatcacaaCTGGAGTGTAGTATCCAAGAGCATTTACTTTTCCTTCTGTATTCATAGCTCCTAGCATAGTGACTGCCACAAAGTATGTTTTTGATAAATACTTGttcaatggaaaaataaactgaaCAAATGGCTGCTTTACAGCCTTCAACACACACTGCTGACATGACATCAGCAAAaagattaattttgttttgtttgtttgtttgtttgttttttgaggcagggtctcactgtcacccaggctggagtggagtataGTACGGTgtcatcacggctcactgaagcctcaaactccccaGGCTCatgagatcctcccatctcagccttctgagtagctgggagtacaggcacatgtcaGCACTCACTCcgagctaatgtttgtattttttgtagagacagggtttcgccatgttgcgcaggctggtttcaaactcctggactcaagcaatcttcctgccttgtcctcacaaaatgctgggattacagggataagccaccacactcggccaagAATTCTTTCAGTCCTTGAATCCACAACAGAATCTTACATATTTGAAGGAGTCTGGCTTAGAAAAATTTCTCATCTAAGCAAAAAAAGCAGTCATTCTTTTCCAAATCATGCATATCCCCAATGTCCCCAGCAAGTACCCATGATTTTCTGGAGGTATAGTGTTTCTggacataacaacaacaatattAATAAAAGCTAACATCTACTGAGTACTCATTATTGTGTCAGGCACTATGTTAAATGCTTCCCatgcattttttgtttaattccCCAATAACACTGAAGTGAGTTGTATTATGTATGGCCCCATGTTCTGAATGaggaaataaagtttaaaaagtgcaGGCAACTTGCCGAGAATCATATCAGCAAATAGCAGAGCCAGTATTCAGACAGTAGTtgtaggggaagaaaagaaattggaCATATGAAAAGTACTTTGTAGGAATAATCCACAGAAATAGATAGAAAGTTATTTATAAAGAGGCAATATAATGTCACCATTGTGTACTCTAAGAAAATCTCTTTCAGTATGTTAATTACTCTCAGCAAATGGTTGTTTTTATTACAGGAGCTCAGATTTCAGTGCAATTCTTTCTGGGACTAGAAAGACAGAGGCCAAGTCACATTGACAGTTCTCTCAATAAAACCTGAGGTGAGAGTTGAATTTATctgtgatgttaaaaaaaaaaaggaagaagcaaacaTGCATACAAAGACAACATactttaaaacagaagaaaacacagtTGCATTGGTGTgttggtttattatttttctagtagATGTGTTCTTGTCTATACGGATATGATTCTGGTGCGCAATTTTATGCACTCACTGAGATCTTTATTTCATGAATTCTAAAAACTTGGACTTGAGGTATGGGTTTTGGGTAAGTCTCAAGAATGCAAACGTTAGTTATCAAGTCTGCATGTCCAAATATCTTTAAGGGCTGACTTTAATGGGTTttcaatgtctttttattttcctcatggtgacttcatttattaaaagataaatgaaaatgactaTCACTTATTTCCATGCATTGATTGaggtaaaaagaataaagtaactGTTCCCCATAATAAAATCTTCAAGTGTATcctgagttctctctctctctcaatcaaGGTTGGTTGCAAGTGTGGACCAGATTAGTTTTATCTCCTTGAAAAGCACTTCATTGATTATATAATATGATCACTTCCATgttatatttttagcttttctcagaaaaacaaacttccAAGAAAGAGCATTAGAAATCTACTGTAGAATGACATTAAGAGAAGTGTCCTCCTTAACGTAGCTGCCTTGGGAAGCTCATGAAAGACATTTtacttttaggctgggcacagtggctgacgcccataatcccagcacttggaggccgaggtggatggatcacttgaggtcaggaatttgagaccagcctggccaacatggtgaaaccccatctctactaaaaacacaaaaattagccaggtgtggtggcaggcgcctgcaatcccagcctgtcgggaggctgaagtaagagaatcacttgaacccgggaggtggaggttgcagtgagctgagatcataccatagCACAcctgcttgggcaacaagagtgaaactctgtcaaaaaaaaaaaaagactttttactTTTAGAATTTAGTGTAAAGGAAAACACATTATAAAACTGTAACTTCTCTCCTGTATAATATTCACTGCCTTGGAacttactatactttttattttgcccTGATCACTAGAAAAATCAGAACACTTAAGCACAGTGGTAAGACTACCCTCAAGCTTTGCACATTTGCCTCCCCTTTGTGTCTCagcaaaggaaatagaaaattggAACTGTTTTTAGATAAACATCATTCTGTCAACAACAGATAAACATCATTTTGTCAACAATGAACCCGTTGTTTTTAGGTTAAACTTTGTGGGTAGCAAGATTGAGGTGAGTGACTCTCCTGCTTGGGCAGAACATTCCTGAAagacatatatatgttatttccTGATCAAGTAAAGTCATCAAAAGAAGGGAGAACACTTTTTGAGCGTTTACCACGTGTCACGTTGCTAGATGCTTCTGTGTATGTTGTTTCTTTAATCCATCTAACAACCCTAAAAACCAGCACGTGACTTTCTTATTTTGGATAATGGAGCTGAGGCTGACAAACCTTCAGTaactttttcaattttgttttctccaaAACCTATACCATTTTAATTCTATAGAAAAGTAGCAGGGCATTTATGCTACCATTAAATGTaacaatatttaagaaagatttatgtttgtttttcattaatactgaaaggaaaaaatgcaGCATTCACTTTCAAAGAAGTGTTCTGACAGATGATATGCGTAAACACATACCTGTCTTTATTGGAGGAAAGATAATTTCTTGATCAACTCCGTTTTTATTATTCTCATGTCTGACGATACATCTGTGTTCTTTGTCCAGTGACTTTTCTGGCACCGTTAACCAGCTAAATTTCATGTATGTGTCGTTAGTCTTCATGGTGTTCCCCTCCTGGGATCCCAGAATCGTGTTGCTCTTCTTTTCTTGCCAATGTATCTTAATAACATCAGGGAAAAATTTCTCAAGAAGACAAAGGTATGTTCCAGCCTTCTGGAGCTTTGTTTCAGcaattgaaggaagaaaaatagtgGGCTTGGGGGAAACATCTGCATCAAGTTGTTTATCTATGGGGAGAAATGAAATATGAGTTTAAAAgaatcattagagaaacacaCACATTGCACAGTTTGGAGTGGCCTAGTACATAACCATAAAAAGAGAAGATGCCATTGAGCTGGTGTCCACTGCGGCCTTTCATCCAGGATAGGCTGCACAGTACTTATTATTGTGcttattttacagatgttgaAAAGAGAATCAAgacattaaataacttgccaaaagTCACAGCTCTCAAATGTCAGATGCTGGACGAAAACCTGGCCTTTGTTTATTCTGCACATGCTGTGATGAGTGTGATTTTTAACTGCCTCCTACCAGGGCTTCCAAAGTTCAtgagcatatttattttattttttaatctcttttgttTCATCATAGTGAAGCAGGTTTTCAAGGTGGATGGCAGGGGAAAGTGGAAGGTCAGAAAACCTTAATGATCTCTCTACAGATGAGACTCTTTGGTCCTTTTCCCACTTCCCTTTTCCATCCTTTGTAACTTATGTTCTTTGGCCAAATATGACACATTCTCATGTTCTGCAATTTCGTGTACTCCCACTCTTCATTTAACTGATTCTGCGATGCACcatatttatcttattatttatcttatttccCATATGAATCAATGtcaaaatttttgttgttgttgagactggggcttgctctgtcgtccaggttggaatgcagcggcaagatcatagctcactgcagtctcgacttcccaggctcaagtgatcctcccacctcagcctcccaagtagctgggactacaggtatgcatcaccatgcctggctaatattttttttctaggaacatgtttcaccatattgaccaggctggtttaaaactcctgcgctcaagtgatctgcctgcctcagcctcccaaatcctgggattataggtgtgagccaccatgcctagccattttgttcacttttatttttaacatacacaGTCACTTGTTTTAAAGAGAATCTACTTCCGCATGTACATACTGTCTATCAAGTTGACCATGTAGCTTCAATGTGTATACCATGAGCAGTCCCCCTAGTTAATATCTAACTTTATATAACATCTCAATTTCACATCTGCACCCTCCAAGTTTTGGGATGCAGCAGTATTTACAGCTGTACCTCCAGATTATTCACCATCTCCtgaatttagaaacaaaatggcaACTTTCCAAaactcttatttaaattttttcttgattattttcagaaatactCTTGTGTTAATCTTCTGCAGTAACGCACTTATCAAAATTTCATTTTGCTTCAGAAAATATTCACCAAAAGcacattttattttggaatttcaTTTGAAGTTTAAGAATGACTAAGAATGCACCAGGGGTGTATTTTTTATACtgggttttatataaatttaccCCATTAATGAGAAGGTCTGTGTAAATCAGTGTATCTATATTTTGACTCTTTATGTCTCTCCCAGAATTTGTATCTGTCCTATATGCTGCTTAACTGTTTTAAAGCTCCATTATTCTCTTCATCTTAGCCTGCtgaataaaatgtacatataattGCTCTATTAAAAGTCATGATTTCAGAGCTTCTTATAGGGATAGGGTCAAGATACATAACAAAGCATCATATGTTTACAAAGGCATATCACTTGAATCTGGAATGTTAATGGGTTATACACGTATTTTTAATCtaataactgaaattataaatGTTACAATTCTTTCTATTTTGATTTCCAATTGAAACTCCAATGCTTTGGCTGGTTTGAAGTGAATTTAATAATTGAacaatttctaagaaaataagaattaaatttctcatttcagaagaaaagaaaacagtcttGATAATTTCTGTCTGTGTAGCAAAGCTTCTGATTTTCATACAAAATTAGTAAACATATACAGAAATATTAATTTGTGAGCATGCTATAAATTTAATTAGGCATAATGTGCTCATCTTAATTTCATACTCTTTGCTTTTAGTGCAAATAGTATTTTACTTGTTATACTTGTGAGACAGTGTATATTTCTCCACCATATAGTTTGcttctaattttaaaagcatgttaTAAAATATGAGTAATTTTTCAAttgtacattatatttatataattgtagTCTCTAGTCAATATATTTTCCAATCTAATTTTCATCCTAAGAACTAGTGTCTCTTCATTGAAATACTTCTAATTCATTgtactaaagaaattaaaaatcaaatgataaaCTTGGACATTTTCTGTACGGTACCACAGCATTCATTGCCTCTTGTCCCCTTTCTTTAGCTAGATTCTTTAAGTTTCATTCTTTTCAGGACAAAATGAATCTGGAACTTCCAAAACTTTCTCAACGTAGTAGTTAACGAATCATTAAATAGCATACTTGATTACACATGGTAAGGGCCGATATTGTGGATCATCCTctcacatgatttttaaaatactacttttaaaatgtacatattaagAGTTTTTTATGGCCAAGTATGGTACATTTTTACTTACTTCAATAACAAAtagaatttacatattttatttaaaataataaataaaatttattttattgttggatTCATTTATGTACATTTATTTGCAAAATCAAATAGTATATTTGAGTTAAATTGCCTAAGTTGTTTGTAGTTTATTAAAATGCAGCATTGTAAATTTACCAAATATCAACTACAGTTTTTAGAGACGGTATGATATATTAAATCTACATATGGATATTTATTTAAGTGttctctatttcttattttttcattagcTAAATAGTTATAgccattttatgtttaaatatgtatttcagaTTTATGATGTTTCCAACTGGATTTAATTGATTTGATATCTTGACCATTTTTGGTAagattttaacctttttttcctgagacataTGAACAGAACCCTAAACTAATTGGCTATAAATCTTAGGACCAATATGTTGGTGTTAGAAATGATATCAATTAAGATAAAGGATTAAGTAAAGCACatagaacaacaaaaataaaaaacagacatcTTAATACAATGTTTTTGCCACGTGATTAAAAAGCCTGCTAACAAGAAACGAATCCATAAGTTCAATTTTTGCGTGTGTGAGCTGATGTTGATAACCTTCCATTTGAGCAGTTAGAAGTACAGCTGAATCCTCTGGAGAATTGCTGCTCTGTAAATTAGATGGACTGAGAGCAACTCTCCATAGTAGATCCCATTGTCTCTTTACATGTGAATCCAGAAAACATTTGTTGGGCACCTATTTTGGGTTGGACAATGTGCCAAGTACTTAATTCACACTATGTTGTGCAATTCTTATACAACCCTGCTGAATTCATACTGTTATCCCATTTTatggattagaaaactgaggccagagaataaTCACTCAATTTCACTAAGCAGTGAGTGGTGGAGCCAGAGTTCCAGGTGGACCTGACTCCAACACCCGGGCTCCTTCACAACAAGAGTAAACATGTCTTTGACCATCAGAGATGAATATGTGTCCACTCTGTAGAGTCTATCACAAACTTACCTGTCATAATACATTTGGTCTCAGGGCCAGACATTTTAATGAGATCATTTCATACATTACATATGAGCCCTTTATGGAAGTCCGTATATGCACAAAGCCAAATCTTATTATGATATCTGTGCAATGTTATCTATGTTCTCTTTTAGTATGAGCGTTTGTTTTAAAGTCTCTCCTAAGTTTTCTACATCAAATCCCCATCCAATTCCTCTTTTTTCTAAACATTATTACATTATTCCAGTTTAATAATTTCCTGCTTTCCCTCTATTACCTTGGAAATGTTGTATTCTTCCGATACTTACCTGTGACAACAAGTGTTGTTCCACTGCCAAAGAGTTTCTTATAATAATTCCACAGTGATTCAGTCCATATCAAAAACTCTAATTCAGTTTCCCTGAGTTCTTCAAATTCTGGTGGTCTGGGATTCTCAAAAGACCAGGGTTCCAGTCCTGGTTCATTTTGCTCATAACAAGTTCTGTTGCTCCACAAATCAAATAACTTaaagcttttggtgttttatttgtCTAAAAACAGTGATGTTTCAAAATCAGTTCAACATCGCTACCAGCACTGAAGTGAGACCAAAATGAAACAAGATATAAAAAAGCAATTTGATTAAAATGTTATAGGTCCCAGTGCAGTGGtttgtgcctataattccagcactttgggaggctgaggtgggaggattgcttgagctcagaattttgaggccagcctgggcaacacagtgagaccccatattcactaaaaatacaaaaagcattagctgagcatgatgtgCACgactgtaggcccagctactcgagaagctgaggcaggagggtcacttgagcctaggagttcgaggctgcagtgagaattgatcacaccactgcactcctgcctgggcaacaggggaagaccctgcctcaaaaataaatgctatggaaatataagagattatgatgatgatgatgtcatTGTTATGATTAGCAATCTGTTTGCTATGATTGTGTGCCTTGACATGACATTTTAACCCTATAGGACCAAGCATTGCCCTtactaaaaaaaattcagcattttGGAGTGGCAGTTAAATCCATAGCAATTAAGCAGGAGGAATAATTTCTCAGTTCCTCTGTTTGCATTCCACTTTGCTCTGGGATTCTCAAAGCCATCGTCCCCA
The sequence above is a segment of the Homo sapiens chromosome 7, GRCh38.p14 Primary Assembly genome. Coding sequences within it:
- the TARP gene encoding T-cell receptor gamma alternate reading frame protein isoform 2 (isoform 2 is encoded by transcript variant 2), with amino-acid sequence MKTNDTYMKFSWLTVPEKSLDKEHRCIVRHENNKNGVDQEIIFPPIKTDVITMDPKDNCSKDANDTLLLQLTNTSAYYMYLLLLLKSVVYFAIITCCLLRRTAFCCNGEKS
- the TARP gene encoding T-cell receptor gamma alternate reading frame protein isoform 1 (isoform 1 is encoded by transcript variant 1); the protein is MQMFPPSPLFFFLQLLKQSSRRLEHTFVFLRNFSLMLLRYIGKKRRATRFWDPRRGTP